From a single Micromonospora carbonacea genomic region:
- a CDS encoding twin-arginine translocation signal domain-containing protein, with protein MTDHSIPAGDRPGLSRRGFLGGVGASAAALTVGGVLGDAQPASAAYYMKWGAVVSPGDASNNIDFSRKVDILRRMRPQTARISMFWGDPYNRRFSDSQLDALRGTGLTEMIIQSSEDPDPNLARHQLSLLLPYIDAHPNTLFVWELGNEPDWHQPTNPWLARWNRLATIRDNKPSQDRGNLLWAINMPAGRWAGDGTGFTGSSGGYFDSFVRDTGDGLGGMLSGPYQPDVVTVHCYSSTYLTRGADGGGERNPYKMIDYVRGWNNRISMKVTEAGIDGAKSDRGYRYVSFGSSVANETAGQIDSVCFYGIPPAERQYGIGEGEADQIGTHP; from the coding sequence ATGACCGACCATTCCATCCCCGCCGGGGACCGCCCGGGGCTGTCCCGGCGCGGCTTCCTCGGTGGCGTCGGGGCGTCCGCCGCCGCGCTGACCGTCGGCGGCGTCCTCGGCGACGCCCAGCCCGCCTCGGCCGCCTACTACATGAAGTGGGGGGCCGTCGTCTCGCCCGGCGACGCCAGCAACAACATCGACTTCAGCCGCAAGGTCGACATCCTGCGCCGGATGCGCCCGCAGACCGCCCGGATCTCGATGTTCTGGGGCGACCCGTACAACCGGCGGTTCAGCGACTCGCAGCTCGACGCGCTGCGCGGCACCGGGCTCACCGAGATGATCATCCAGTCGTCGGAGGACCCCGACCCGAACCTGGCCCGCCACCAGCTCAGCCTGCTGCTGCCCTACATCGACGCGCACCCGAACACCCTGTTCGTGTGGGAGCTCGGCAACGAGCCGGACTGGCACCAGCCGACCAACCCGTGGCTGGCCCGGTGGAACCGGCTGGCGACGATCCGGGACAACAAGCCGTCGCAGGACCGGGGCAACCTGCTCTGGGCGATCAACATGCCGGCGGGGCGGTGGGCCGGCGACGGCACCGGCTTCACCGGCAGCTCCGGCGGCTACTTCGACTCGTTCGTCCGGGACACCGGCGACGGGCTGGGCGGGATGCTCTCCGGCCCGTACCAGCCGGACGTGGTGACGGTGCACTGCTACAGCTCGACGTACCTCACGCGCGGCGCGGACGGCGGCGGCGAGCGCAACCCGTACAAGATGATCGACTACGTGCGGGGCTGGAACAACCGGATCAGCATGAAGGTCACCGAGGCCGGGATCGACGGCGCGAAGTCCGACCGGGGCTACCGCTACGTGAGCTTCGGCTCGTCGGTGGCGAACGAGACCGCCGGGCAGATCGACAGCGTCTGCTTCTACGGCATCCCGCCCGCCGAGCGGCAGTACGGCATCGGCGAGGGCGAGGCCGACCAGATCGGCACCCACCCCTGA
- a CDS encoding DinB family protein, whose amino-acid sequence MPSFPPTFADQVIAQPARAQFEAFIDEHRSALHHCLDGLTEEQARRSLVPSRTTLLGLVKHATFVERVWFDEAVTCRPRVELGLPAASEDSFLLDDGDTIASVQQAHREACEAARRATSSLDLDDVLRGNRRGPLPLRWVYLHVLRELAQHCGHADILREQILDD is encoded by the coding sequence ATGCCTTCCTTTCCACCCACCTTCGCCGACCAGGTCATCGCACAGCCGGCCCGGGCCCAGTTCGAGGCGTTCATCGACGAGCACCGCAGTGCGCTCCACCACTGCCTGGACGGGCTGACGGAGGAACAGGCGCGCCGGTCGCTGGTGCCCTCCCGGACCACGCTGCTGGGCCTGGTGAAGCACGCGACCTTCGTCGAGAGGGTCTGGTTCGACGAGGCCGTCACGTGCCGGCCGCGCGTCGAGCTCGGCCTCCCCGCGGCCTCGGAGGACTCGTTCCTCCTCGACGACGGTGACACGATCGCCAGCGTCCAGCAGGCGCACCGCGAGGCCTGCGAGGCGGCCCGCCGGGCGACGTCGTCCCTGGACCTGGACGACGTCCTGCGCGGCAACCGGCGGGGCCCGCTGCCGCTGCGGTGGGTCTATCTGCACGTGCTGCGCGAGCTGGCCCAGCACTGCGGCCACGCCGACATCCTCCGGGAGCAGATTCTCGACGACTAG
- a CDS encoding reductase, producing MRLLVLGGTGFVGGATVAEAVRRGWSVTVFNRGVSGALPAGVHRLRGDRDAPGGLAALAGGEWDLVVDTWDGTPRAVGDAARALRDRAGWFGYVSSGSVYARPVPHGVGEDAPTVAAEPDAVDGSYAQFKAGGERAATAVFGDRALLARAGLILGPGEDIGRLPWWLHRVARGGDVLAPGPVDLPLQYVDVRDLAAWLLDRGVAGDGGAYNVLSRTGHATMGELLDACVAATGSTARLRWTDPDTILAAGVEPWNDLPIWVPLGHEYRWLQERGVQRAHATGLTCRPVAETVADTWAWLRAVGGVPPRAGRPARPPVGLDPQREAALLAAAG from the coding sequence ATGAGACTCCTGGTGCTGGGCGGGACGGGTTTCGTGGGCGGTGCGACGGTCGCCGAGGCGGTGCGCCGCGGCTGGTCGGTGACGGTGTTCAACCGGGGGGTGAGCGGCGCGCTGCCGGCGGGCGTACACCGGTTGCGGGGCGACCGGGACGCGCCCGGCGGCCTCGCCGCGCTGGCCGGCGGCGAGTGGGACCTCGTCGTCGACACCTGGGACGGCACGCCCCGCGCGGTCGGCGACGCCGCCCGCGCCCTGCGCGACCGGGCCGGCTGGTTCGGGTACGTCTCCAGCGGCTCCGTCTACGCCCGGCCGGTCCCGCACGGCGTCGGCGAGGACGCGCCCACCGTCGCCGCGGAGCCCGACGCCGTCGACGGCTCCTACGCGCAGTTCAAGGCCGGCGGGGAACGGGCCGCGACGGCGGTGTTCGGCGACCGGGCGTTGCTGGCCCGCGCCGGGCTGATCCTCGGCCCCGGGGAGGACATCGGCCGGCTGCCCTGGTGGCTGCACCGGGTCGCCCGGGGCGGCGACGTGCTCGCCCCCGGCCCGGTCGACCTGCCCCTGCAGTACGTCGACGTCCGCGACCTGGCGGCGTGGCTGCTGGACCGGGGCGTGGCGGGCGACGGTGGGGCGTACAACGTGCTGTCGCGGACCGGGCACGCGACGATGGGTGAGCTGCTCGACGCCTGCGTCGCCGCCACCGGCTCGACCGCCCGGCTGCGCTGGACCGACCCGGACACGATCCTCGCCGCCGGGGTGGAACCGTGGAACGACCTGCCGATCTGGGTCCCCCTCGGGCACGAGTACCGCTGGTTGCAGGAGCGCGGGGTGCAGCGGGCGCACGCGACGGGGCTGACCTGCCGGCCGGTGGCCGAGACCGTCGCCGACACCTGGGCCTGGCTGCGCGCGGTCGGTGGCGTGCCGCCGCGCGCCGGTCGTCCGGCCCGCCCGCCGGTGGGCCTGGACCCGCAGCGGGAGGCCGCCCTGCTCGCCGCCGCCGGCTGA
- a CDS encoding NmrA/HSCARG family protein, translating into MSADSAPVLVTGATGRQGGATVRALRAAGVPVRALVRDPHTDRARAVEALGVELVTGDLRDRDSVTRAAQGTRAVFSVQMPDMSTGVPDFAGEVVQGVNLVEGARVARVPQFVHTSVTGAGQHTEAPGWAEGRWAMMEPVLGAKSEIQDRVREAGFPHWTLLKPGFFMENFLPSMAYLFPRGIAGGLVSVLRPETRLSLVAVDDIGRAAAAAIADPERFDGVELELASDHLSMTEIAQTLSRVLGTPLAAPDMTEEEAIAAGMPPMGVTHEWMNAVGQPGRPEYARDLGIPLTSFAAWAREHLGFHG; encoded by the coding sequence ATGTCCGCAGATTCCGCACCCGTCCTGGTCACCGGCGCCACCGGCCGGCAGGGCGGCGCGACCGTCCGTGCCCTGCGCGCGGCAGGCGTGCCCGTGCGCGCACTGGTGCGCGACCCGCACACCGACCGGGCCAGGGCCGTCGAGGCGCTCGGCGTCGAACTGGTCACCGGTGACCTGCGCGACCGCGACTCCGTGACCCGCGCCGCGCAGGGCACCCGCGCCGTCTTCTCCGTGCAGATGCCCGACATGAGCACCGGGGTCCCCGACTTCGCCGGGGAGGTCGTCCAGGGCGTCAACCTCGTCGAGGGCGCGAGAGTCGCCAGGGTGCCGCAGTTCGTGCACACCTCCGTCACCGGCGCCGGCCAGCACACCGAGGCCCCCGGCTGGGCCGAGGGGCGCTGGGCCATGATGGAACCCGTCCTGGGCGCCAAGAGCGAGATCCAGGATCGGGTACGCGAGGCCGGCTTCCCCCACTGGACGCTGCTCAAGCCAGGCTTCTTCATGGAGAACTTCCTGCCGTCCATGGCGTACCTGTTCCCGCGCGGCATCGCGGGCGGCCTGGTCAGCGTCCTGCGCCCCGAGACCCGGCTGTCCCTGGTCGCGGTGGACGACATCGGCCGGGCCGCCGCGGCGGCCATCGCCGACCCGGAGCGCTTCGACGGGGTCGAGCTGGAGCTGGCCAGCGACCACCTGTCGATGACGGAGATCGCGCAGACCCTCTCCCGTGTGCTGGGCACGCCGCTCGCCGCGCCGGACATGACCGAGGAGGAGGCCATCGCCGCCGGCATGCCGCCGATGGGCGTCACGCACGAGTGGATGAACGCGGTCGGCCAGCCGGGCCGACCGGAGTACGCGAGGGACCTCGGTATCCCGCTCACCAGCTTCGCCGCCTGGGCGCGGGAGCACCTGGGCTTCCACGGGTGA
- a CDS encoding TetR/AcrR family transcriptional regulator, translating into MPDHQHAADTRRVHAQRVDHQRADARRNYARILAVAEQEVAAHGGGASLEQIARTAGVGSATVRRHFPTRRALLEAVSRSRIDALSARARDLADRGDSRDALLDWLSDVVAYCVTARGLAATLAYGDVPPDPVHGNTCATAIQEAVDPLLRRAAQDGAVAPDVTAADLIALAVGIALATEHHPDPAAQADRLFRLAVAGLSPARSER; encoded by the coding sequence ATGCCCGACCACCAGCACGCCGCCGATACCCGCCGCGTCCACGCCCAGCGCGTCGATCACCAGCGCGCCGACGCCCGGCGCAACTACGCGCGCATCCTCGCCGTGGCCGAGCAGGAGGTCGCCGCCCACGGCGGTGGCGCGTCCCTGGAGCAGATCGCCCGCACCGCCGGCGTCGGCTCGGCGACCGTGCGCCGGCACTTCCCCACCCGCCGCGCGCTGCTGGAAGCCGTCTCCCGCAGCCGGATCGACGCCCTGAGCGCCCGCGCCCGCGACCTGGCCGACAGGGGCGACAGCCGGGACGCCCTCCTGGACTGGCTGTCCGACGTCGTCGCCTACTGCGTCACCGCCCGAGGGCTGGCGGCCACGCTGGCCTACGGCGACGTCCCGCCGGACCCGGTGCACGGAAACACGTGTGCGACGGCGATCCAGGAGGCGGTGGACCCGCTGCTGCGCCGCGCCGCGCAGGACGGCGCGGTGGCGCCCGACGTCACCGCCGCCGATCTGATCGCGCTCGCCGTCGGCATCGCCCTGGCCACCGAGCACCACCCCGACCCCGCCGCCCAGGCGGATCGGCTGTTCCGCCTGGCGGTGGCGGGGCTGAGCCCAGCTAGAAGCGAGCGTTAA
- the recQ gene encoding DNA helicase RecQ, whose amino-acid sequence MTSPSDTLAETPLGVLRRVFGYDAFRGEQQEIIDHVVGGGDALVLMPTGGGKSLCYQIPALVRDGVAVVVSPLIALMQDQVDALTAVGARAGFLNSTLDPDARRLVEAQFVAGELDLLYLAPEALGSAGTLRLLDRGRIALFAIDEAHCVAQWGHDFRPDYLALSMLHERWPDVPRIALTATATAETAKEIATRLDLTGARHFVASFDRPNIQYRIVAKREPRKQLLDLIRAEHPGDAGIVYCLSRASVDKTAEFLVANGVAALPYHAGLDAATRADHQKRFLRDDGLVMVATIAFGMGIDKPDVRFVAHLDLPRSVEGYYQETGRAGRDGLPSTAWLAYGLQDVVQQRKMIDSSEGDAAHRRVLAAHLDAMLALCETVECRRVRLLSYFGQASGPCGNCDTCLEPPESWDGTIAAQKLLSTVLRLHRERNQKFGAGQCIDILLGRRTEKVVQHRHDSLTVFGIGEELSEAEWRGVVRQLLAQGLLAVEGDYGTLVLTDASAEVLGRRRPVPMRRETVRPPKARSAAKARPGAAAVVELSAEAEPVFERLRAWRAATAKEQGVPAYVVFHDATLRQIAADPPSTLDELARVNGVGEAKLARYGEQLLAALG is encoded by the coding sequence ATGACTTCCCCCAGCGACACGCTCGCCGAGACTCCGCTGGGCGTGCTCCGGCGGGTCTTCGGCTACGACGCCTTCCGGGGCGAGCAGCAGGAGATCATCGACCACGTGGTCGGCGGCGGCGACGCCCTGGTCCTCATGCCCACCGGCGGCGGCAAGTCGCTGTGTTACCAGATCCCCGCGCTGGTGCGCGACGGCGTCGCGGTGGTCGTCTCCCCGCTGATCGCCCTCATGCAGGACCAGGTGGACGCGCTCACCGCCGTCGGGGCGCGCGCCGGCTTCCTCAACTCCACCCTCGACCCCGACGCCCGCCGCCTCGTCGAGGCGCAGTTCGTCGCCGGGGAGCTGGACCTGCTCTACCTCGCCCCCGAGGCGCTGGGCAGCGCGGGCACGCTGCGACTGCTCGACCGGGGCCGCATCGCGCTGTTCGCCATCGACGAGGCGCACTGCGTGGCGCAGTGGGGCCACGACTTCCGCCCCGACTATCTCGCGTTGTCGATGCTGCACGAGCGCTGGCCCGACGTGCCGCGCATCGCGCTGACCGCCACCGCCACCGCCGAGACCGCGAAGGAGATCGCCACCCGGCTCGACCTCACCGGGGCGCGGCACTTCGTGGCCAGCTTCGACCGGCCCAACATCCAGTACCGGATCGTGGCCAAGCGGGAGCCCCGCAAGCAACTGCTCGACCTGATCCGCGCCGAGCACCCGGGCGACGCCGGGATCGTCTACTGCCTGTCCCGCGCCTCGGTCGACAAGACCGCCGAGTTCCTCGTCGCCAACGGCGTCGCCGCGCTGCCCTACCACGCGGGGCTCGACGCGGCGACCCGCGCCGACCACCAGAAGCGGTTCCTGCGCGACGACGGCCTGGTCATGGTCGCCACCATTGCCTTCGGCATGGGCATCGACAAGCCCGACGTGCGGTTCGTCGCCCACCTCGACCTGCCGCGCTCCGTGGAGGGCTACTACCAGGAGACCGGCCGCGCCGGCCGCGACGGCCTGCCGTCGACGGCCTGGCTGGCGTACGGGTTGCAGGACGTGGTGCAGCAGCGCAAGATGATCGACTCCTCGGAGGGCGACGCGGCGCACCGGCGGGTGCTCGCCGCCCACCTCGACGCCATGCTCGCCCTCTGCGAGACCGTCGAGTGCCGCCGGGTGCGGCTGCTCAGCTACTTCGGGCAGGCGAGCGGGCCGTGCGGCAACTGCGACACCTGCCTGGAGCCGCCCGAGTCGTGGGACGGCACGATCGCCGCCCAGAAGCTGCTGTCGACGGTGCTGCGGCTGCACCGCGAACGCAACCAGAAGTTCGGCGCGGGCCAGTGCATCGACATCCTGCTCGGCCGGCGCACCGAGAAGGTCGTCCAGCACCGGCACGACTCGCTGACCGTGTTCGGCATCGGCGAGGAGCTGAGCGAGGCCGAGTGGCGGGGCGTCGTGCGGCAGCTCCTCGCGCAGGGCCTGCTGGCCGTCGAGGGCGACTACGGCACGCTCGTGCTCACCGACGCCAGCGCCGAGGTGCTGGGCCGCCGCCGGCCGGTGCCGATGCGCCGGGAGACCGTCCGGCCGCCGAAGGCGCGGTCGGCGGCGAAGGCCCGCCCCGGCGCGGCGGCGGTCGTCGAGCTGTCCGCCGAGGCCGAGCCCGTGTTCGAGCGGCTGCGCGCCTGGCGGGCGGCCACGGCCAAGGAGCAGGGCGTGCCCGCGTACGTGGTGTTCCACGACGCCACGCTGCGGCAGATCGCCGCCGATCCGCCGTCGACGCTGGACGAGCTGGCCCGGGTCAACGGCGTCGGCGAGGCCAAGCTCGCCCGCTACGGCGAGCAGCTCCTCGCCGCGCTGGGGTAA
- a CDS encoding glycoside hydrolase family 3 C-terminal domain-containing protein, translating to MAFGLACAVAASGLAAFTRPASASAEDPPAYRNTSLPFSVRAADLVSRMTLEEKYDQLIAMQPHATWRPKPKAIDRLGVKSYGYWGEANHGIYFPTVPGNSNYTQYPQSTSIASTWNPGITREIAGGIADEARVTYNTSCPPGVPNPDPAGGACHGLTYWSPNQNLNRDPRWGRADESYTEDPFLAGQVAGAFVTGLQGDTASRPDTVPTGAADYIQAVATPKHYLANNSEANRDFGTSNITERSMHEYFLPPFAASAGEAGARSLMAAYNAFSVVEDYTTDYPSASSYPTLWSPRDDVTPGGTPGTPAAASRYAIETMLRRSYGFDGFVVSDCDAITRVHGTGTSGHSWHPVQLGGQTQISKTLGNAWALKAGTDLDCSGGDYPTASGLPAAQSQGFVSEADVDIALVRAFTARFQLGEFDPVASVPWNSDSYSLSEAGDPDVKLASPAHRAVAHESALEAPVLLKNAGGALPFAGAASGKTVALGHVDTLNNFQSGSYSGPTAVDTTFAQALAERTGSAPSAVTAGSTTPFLSSHLAVFPDVLDADGTAITTSGCASSPCDPVADAATAEYQISQADNVVVVVGHRNNDGGEGTDRSTVVLPRMQAELIRDSIAPLAQKYGKKIAVWIQAKTMVDVSAFKDLPSVGAIVWSSFNGMYQGKAMAELLFNDAVALEDGRTAVANFSGKLPLTWYSDVDAQLGPAAAPDRAVEDYRMTRAEGARCGRTYLYYQVGPGCAAPHYVFGQGLSYSPFGYGTPRLSSSKITPDESVTVSVPVSNRAADRPGKAVVEVYARAPQGADGSQRPLKQLKGFVKSDLVAAKTTTVKVTIDAGDLWFWDDVKHRKVFPTGDWTILAGPSSADADLKSVKLRVTGRRTPGVEVVSAQPDATELSLDTPDNRINARLSVTRHDMTFWKLSDRALKVTYASSDPSVATVDARGSVRPVSTGAVLITARATANGESRSTTFPVVVTSGAPDATGSAFPNAYLSRVDFGDRAVRLDQASSGTQLSARVFPADPTATYSYQIAPMDTNTAGASVTPAGVLTAARTGHVRVTVTATGAGVQTSESALMTITPGRRWDTTGVAPAPTSWRSTRATAPFTPSP from the coding sequence TTGGCGTTCGGGCTGGCGTGTGCGGTGGCGGCGAGCGGGCTCGCCGCGTTCACGCGGCCGGCTTCGGCCTCGGCCGAGGACCCGCCGGCGTACCGGAACACCTCGCTTCCATTCAGTGTCCGGGCGGCGGACCTGGTGTCGCGCATGACGCTGGAGGAGAAGTACGACCAGCTCATAGCGATGCAGCCGCATGCGACCTGGCGTCCGAAGCCGAAGGCGATCGACCGGCTCGGCGTGAAGTCGTACGGATACTGGGGAGAGGCGAACCACGGGATCTACTTCCCGACCGTCCCCGGCAACAGCAACTACACGCAGTACCCACAGAGCACCTCCATCGCATCGACGTGGAATCCGGGCATCACCCGGGAGATCGCCGGCGGTATCGCTGACGAGGCCCGCGTGACCTACAACACGTCCTGCCCGCCGGGCGTGCCGAACCCCGACCCCGCCGGTGGTGCCTGTCACGGCCTCACCTACTGGTCGCCGAACCAGAACCTCAACCGCGACCCCCGGTGGGGGCGGGCGGACGAGTCCTACACCGAGGATCCCTTCCTGGCAGGCCAGGTGGCCGGCGCCTTCGTGACCGGTCTACAGGGCGACACCGCGTCACGTCCCGACACGGTTCCCACCGGTGCGGCCGACTACATCCAGGCGGTCGCCACGCCCAAGCACTACCTGGCGAACAACTCCGAGGCGAACCGCGACTTCGGCACGTCGAACATCACCGAGCGTTCGATGCACGAGTATTTCCTGCCGCCCTTCGCGGCCTCGGCCGGCGAGGCGGGTGCGCGGTCGCTGATGGCCGCCTACAACGCCTTCTCCGTGGTGGAGGACTACACCACGGACTACCCGTCCGCATCGAGCTACCCCACCCTGTGGAGCCCCCGCGACGATGTCACACCCGGCGGTACGCCCGGGACGCCGGCCGCGGCGAGCCGGTACGCCATCGAGACCATGCTGCGCAGGTCGTACGGCTTCGACGGTTTCGTCGTCTCCGACTGCGATGCGATCACCCGCGTGCACGGAACCGGGACGTCAGGACACTCGTGGCACCCCGTCCAACTCGGCGGGCAGACGCAGATCAGCAAGACCCTCGGCAACGCCTGGGCGCTCAAGGCCGGCACCGATCTCGACTGCTCGGGCGGCGACTACCCGACGGCGAGCGGACTCCCGGCAGCTCAGAGCCAGGGCTTCGTCAGCGAGGCCGACGTCGACATCGCGCTCGTGCGCGCCTTCACCGCGCGGTTCCAGCTGGGCGAGTTCGATCCCGTCGCCTCGGTCCCGTGGAACAGCGATTCCTACTCGCTGTCGGAGGCCGGCGACCCCGATGTGAAGCTGGCCTCGCCGGCGCACCGTGCGGTCGCGCACGAGTCCGCCCTCGAGGCACCCGTGCTGCTCAAGAACGCCGGCGGGGCGCTCCCGTTCGCGGGCGCGGCGTCCGGCAAGACGGTCGCCCTCGGGCACGTGGACACCCTCAACAACTTCCAGTCGGGCTCCTACTCCGGGCCCACGGCGGTCGACACCACCTTCGCCCAGGCGTTGGCCGAGCGGACGGGGTCGGCTCCCTCGGCCGTGACCGCGGGCTCCACGACGCCGTTCCTGTCCAGCCACCTTGCGGTGTTCCCCGACGTCCTCGACGCCGACGGCACCGCGATCACCACCTCCGGGTGCGCCAGCAGCCCCTGCGATCCCGTGGCGGACGCGGCGACCGCCGAATACCAGATCTCACAGGCTGACAACGTCGTGGTCGTCGTCGGTCACCGGAACAACGACGGCGGAGAGGGCACGGACCGCTCGACGGTCGTTCTGCCGCGCATGCAGGCCGAGCTGATCCGGGACTCGATCGCCCCGCTCGCACAGAAGTACGGCAAGAAGATCGCGGTGTGGATCCAGGCCAAGACCATGGTCGACGTCAGCGCGTTCAAGGACCTGCCGAGCGTGGGGGCGATCGTCTGGTCGTCCTTCAACGGCATGTACCAGGGCAAGGCGATGGCCGAGTTGCTGTTCAACGACGCGGTGGCGCTGGAGGACGGGCGTACCGCGGTGGCCAACTTCTCCGGCAAGCTGCCGCTGACCTGGTACTCCGACGTCGACGCGCAACTCGGGCCGGCGGCCGCTCCGGACCGCGCGGTCGAGGACTACCGGATGACCAGGGCGGAGGGCGCCAGGTGCGGCCGGACCTACCTCTACTACCAGGTCGGTCCTGGTTGCGCGGCTCCCCACTACGTGTTCGGTCAGGGCCTGTCCTACTCGCCCTTCGGCTACGGCACGCCGAGACTGTCGTCGTCGAAGATCACTCCCGACGAGTCGGTGACGGTCTCGGTGCCCGTGTCGAACCGGGCCGCCGATCGCCCGGGCAAGGCTGTCGTGGAGGTCTACGCCAGGGCCCCGCAGGGCGCCGACGGTAGCCAGCGCCCGCTCAAGCAGCTGAAGGGTTTCGTCAAGAGCGACCTGGTCGCTGCGAAGACCACGACGGTGAAGGTCACCATCGACGCCGGTGACCTGTGGTTCTGGGACGACGTGAAGCACAGGAAGGTGTTTCCCACGGGCGACTGGACCATCCTGGCCGGGCCGAGCTCGGCCGACGCCGACCTGAAGTCGGTGAAGCTGCGGGTGACCGGACGCCGGACGCCCGGCGTCGAGGTGGTCTCGGCCCAGCCGGACGCCACCGAGTTGAGCCTGGACACCCCCGACAACCGGATCAATGCGCGACTGTCGGTCACCAGGCACGACATGACGTTCTGGAAGCTGTCCGATCGGGCGCTCAAGGTGACGTACGCCTCCTCCGACCCGTCGGTCGCGACGGTCGACGCCCGCGGCTCGGTCAGGCCGGTGTCCACCGGCGCCGTCCTGATCACGGCCAGGGCCACCGCCAACGGGGAGAGCAGGTCGACCACGTTCCCGGTCGTGGTGACCTCCGGCGCACCGGACGCCACCGGCTCGGCGTTCCCGAACGCCTACCTGTCGCGGGTCGACTTCGGCGACCGGGCAGTCAGGCTCGACCAGGCATCCTCGGGGACGCAGCTGTCCGCGCGGGTGTTCCCGGCGGACCCGACGGCGACGTACAGCTACCAGATCGCCCCGATGGACACCAACACCGCCGGTGCGAGCGTCACCCCGGCGGGAGTCCTGACCGCGGCGAGGACCGGGCACGTGCGGGTGACCGTCACGGCAACCGGTGCCGGCGTGCAGACGTCGGAGTCCGCCCTGATGACGATCACACCCGGGCGCCGGTGGGACACCACCGGGGTGGCCCCGGCCCCTACGAGTTGGAGATCGACCCGGGCGACGGCTCCGTTCACGCCGTCGCCCTGA
- a CDS encoding LacI family DNA-binding transcriptional regulator — MRDVARLAGVSIKTVSNILNGYQYVRPETRERVDDAIRELGYHVNVSARNLSRGRTGAIALVLPALRGVYFAELADAVMREASRRGLTVFIEQTNAERDRELRVLDGSYRSRFDGVLYSPLALGQHDLPLFDVDFPLVLLGERVFDGGVDHVTMSNVEGARAATEHVLDRGATTVVPLGVKDDPSPSSGTLRFQGFRDALRSRGLDVDPRAVIGVPDYFHATGAAAIARILDSGVEPDAVVAFTDTLALGALAALQDRGLRVPEDVLLIGFDNIDEANYSRPPLSTIDPGRDVIAHRAVALMEERIQLQFDGVPREERPAPRRIVIDFELIQRQSTLR, encoded by the coding sequence ATGCGCGACGTCGCCCGACTCGCCGGTGTGTCGATCAAGACGGTGTCCAACATCCTCAACGGCTATCAGTACGTGCGCCCGGAGACCCGCGAGCGGGTGGACGACGCGATCCGTGAGCTGGGCTACCACGTGAACGTGTCGGCGCGGAACCTGAGCCGAGGCCGGACGGGGGCGATCGCTCTGGTGCTGCCGGCGCTGCGCGGTGTCTACTTCGCCGAGCTCGCGGACGCCGTCATGCGAGAGGCGTCCAGGCGGGGCCTGACCGTCTTCATCGAGCAGACCAACGCCGAGCGCGACCGCGAGTTGCGGGTCCTGGACGGCAGCTACCGGTCACGCTTCGACGGCGTGCTGTACTCGCCGCTCGCGCTGGGCCAGCACGACCTCCCGCTGTTCGACGTCGACTTCCCCCTCGTGCTCCTGGGTGAGCGGGTGTTCGATGGCGGCGTCGACCACGTCACGATGAGCAACGTCGAGGGAGCGCGTGCGGCGACCGAGCACGTCCTGGACCGCGGGGCGACCACGGTGGTTCCCCTGGGAGTCAAGGACGACCCGTCGCCGAGCAGCGGGACGCTGCGGTTCCAGGGCTTCCGGGACGCCCTCCGGTCGCGGGGGTTGGACGTCGACCCACGCGCGGTCATCGGTGTGCCCGACTACTTCCACGCCACCGGCGCCGCGGCGATCGCTCGTATCCTGGACAGCGGCGTCGAACCCGACGCGGTCGTGGCGTTCACCGACACACTCGCGCTGGGCGCGCTCGCCGCCCTTCAGGACCGCGGTCTACGGGTTCCCGAGGACGTCCTGTTGATCGGCTTCGACAACATCGACGAGGCGAACTACTCCCGTCCTCCGCTGAGCACCATCGATCCCGGACGCGACGTGATCGCACACCGGGCGGTCGCGCTGATGGAGGAGCGGATCCAGCTCCAGTTCGACGGCGTGCCGCGAGAGGAGCGGCCGGCGCCCCGGCGGATAGTCATCGACTTCGAACTGATTCAGAGGCAGTCGACGCTGCGCTGA